ACGCGGGCGCCCTGCGCCTTGGCGACCGTCTGCGCGGGCTCGCCCATCCAGGCGGCGTCCACCCGGCCGTCGTCCACGGCGGCGGGCATCTGGTCGAAGGGGATCTCGACGAACTTGACCTCGGAGGGGTCGCCGCCGGCCTTGCGCACCGACTCGCGCACGGTGGTGTCGCCGATGTTCTGCAAGGTGTTCACGGCCACCGTCCGTCCGGCGAGGTCCTTGGCCGTCCTGACGGGGCTGTCCTTCTTCACCATCACGGCGGTGACGTCACCGCCGACCTTGCCGTTGGAGGCCGCCCCGTTGACCACGGACTTGACCGGAACTCCCTTGACCTGGGCGACCATCAGCGAGGTCGTGTTGCTGAACCCGAACTTGAACTGCCCGCTCACCACACCGGGGACGATCGCGGCGCCGCCCTGGGCGGGGACCATCTCCAGCTTGATGCCACGGCTGCTGAAGAAGCCCTTCTCCTGCCCCAGATAGAGCGGGGCGACGTCGACGATCGGAATGATGCCGACCTTGACCGTCGTGGTCTTGCCGCCTCCCGAGGATGACGAGTCACCGGCGTCCGAGTCCGAGGATCCGCATCCGGCCACGGCGACGAAGGTGATCAGCGCTGCGCCGAACCCGAGTATGCGCCTTCGCATGGGCTCCTCCTGGGGGAAGGGGTGGGGGAAGAGACCACGGCTGTCCTGGTGCGGCTCGACAGCCCGGCTTGTTTGTGCATTTTCGCGACGGCCGCAATCTACACGCCACACTTCACACTGTCAGTACTCCGGACAAGGCTCCGTCCACGATGCGCGGTCACCGCCCGGACAGTACGGTGCAGGCATGGTCGCCAAGAAGGCGGAGAAACTGCCGCGCAAGGTGTACGAGAAGGAACTGCTGCGCCTGCAGACGGAGTTGGTGAAGCTCCAGGAGTGGGTGCGGGCCACCGGGACCCGGCTGGTCGTCGTCTTCGAGGGGCGGGACGCGGCGGGCAAGGGCGGCACCATCAAGCGGGTCTCCGAGCATCTCAACCCGCGTGTGGCACGGATCGCCGCGCTGCCCAAGCCGACCGAGCGCGAGCGCAGTCAGTGGTACTTCCAGCGCTACGTCGAGCATCTGCCGGCCGCCGGCGAGATCGTGCTGTTCGACCGGTCCTGGTACAACCGGGCCGGGGTCGAGCACGTGATGGGCTTCTGCACCAAGCAGGAGCACCAGCTCTTCCTGCGCCAGTGCCCCGTCTTCGAGCGGATGCTCGTCGAGGACGGCATCCTGCTGCGCAAGTACTGGTTCTCGGTGAGCGACACCGAGCAGCAGGAACGCTTCCGGCGCCGGCTGGAGGATCCGCTGCGGCGCTGGAAGCTCTCGCCCATGGACCTGGAGTCGATCACCCACTGGGAGGCGTACTCGCGGGCCAAGGACGAGATGATGGTGCACACCGACATCACCGATTCCCCGTGGTACGTGGTGGAGAGCGACGACAAGCGCCGCGCCCGGCTCAACACCATCGCCCATCTGCTGAGCTCGGTGCCGTACCACGACGTGCCACCACCGGTCCTGGAACTGCCCGACCGCCCGGAGTCGACCGGCTATCAGCGCACGCCGCGCGATCTGCAGACCTACGTCCCCGATCACGCGGCACGCCTGTGACACACCCCGCGCGGGCTACGCCGTCGTCAGCGGCAGCGCGGTGAAGGTGTGCCGCTCCCACAGCCGGCGTGAGAGCTCCTCCGGGTAGGCGGCGACCGTGGGTTCGGTGTCGAGGAGCCGGACGAGGCGGCGCTCGGGATCGTAGGCGGGCCAGCCCGGGTCGCCCGTCGTGGCGAACGCGGTCCAGGAGGAGCGGATGTGGGCGGAGAGGGCCTCGGTCTCGGGCGAGGGGGTGGGTCCGATCAGCATGGCGCCCAGACCGGTGCCGTCGAACACACCGAAGGTCAGGGGTACGTCCAGCCCGTGACAGGCGCCGAGTGCGCCGCCGTTCGCGGGGGCGGACCAGGTGAGGTCGTAGACGTGCGCCCGGCCGCCGCCGGCCACATGCGCCTGGGCCAGCCGCAGTGAGGGCATGCGGAACAGCCAGTCGGACTGCACGAGTTCGAACAGGTACTCCGTGGAGGCGTCGGGGAAGGCCGCCCGGTAGGCCCGCTCGGCGTCCGGCGTCGGGCCGAACAGGCTCAGGGTCAGTGCGGCCAGTCCGTCGTCCACCCGGCCGAGCAGCCCGCCGAGCAGGAGGAAGAGGCGGTACTCGTCCCTGTTGTGCCCGGCGATCAGCTCCACGTCACGGGCGGCGCCGTCCGCGAGGGCCTCCCAGGGTGCGGTGGGCAGGACCTCGCCGTCGACGACGGGCGAGAAGGGGGTGGGAGTGAGGGCGACGGCGCCCCAGCGAGGCACGTGTTCACGCATACGGCCGCTCAGCGCGGCCCCCGCCTCGGGAAGCTTGCGCGGGTCCACCCCGGCGAGGTCGGCCACGGTGGGCCGCAGCCCGATCCCGGCGGCCAGGGTCTGCGCGATGTCGGCGGCGAGCGCGTCCGAGAAGTACGTGCCCGGCACGCTCTGCGCGATGGCCCGCCGGAACAGCCCCCGCGCCCCCGGCATCGCCATCAGCGCGGCGATGGACCCCGCGCCCGCCGACTCACCGAAGACGGTGACCTGCTCCGGATCGCCTCCGAAGGCGGCGATGTTCTCGCGCACCCACTCCAGCGCCGCCACCTGGTCGAGCAGACCGCGGTTCGCGGGAGCGCCCTCGATCCGCAGGAAGCCCTCGATGCCGACCCGGTAGTTCAGGGTGACCACGACGACCCCGCCCTCGCGCGCGAGCCGGCCACCGTCGTAGGCGGGGTCGTCGGAGGAGCCGAACTTGTAGGCGCCGCCGTAGATCCACACCATCACCGGGCGGCGTGCCACCGGGTCCGCGTCCGGCGTCCAGACGTTCACGGTGAGCCAGTCGTCACCGGCCGGAAGGGTCCCGGGAGCCTCGGGGCCGAACGGTTCCTGCGGTGGAGGCGGGCCGAACGCGAAGGCCTCCCGTACGCCGTCCCAGCGCTCCACCCGCCGCGGAGCCGCGAAGCGGGCCTCGCCCACGGGAGGCTGCGCGTACGGGATTCCGCGGAACACCGCCAGGGCACCCTCCCGCCGACCGCGTACCGCGCCCGCCGCCGTAGCGGCCTCCGGATACTCGCTTGTGCTCATCGACGACTCCTCACCGGATCCATGTACTGGTGAAAACTAGTGCACCTGGCGAACATGGAACACCCCTCACCCGGAAAAGGCCTCCACCCGGCGGATCACCTAGTCGACGGGCCCACTGGACGGCGCGGCCGGGAACGGGGTGCCCCAGGCTTCCTCCTCCAGTTGGAGTCCGTTGGCCAGGTGACTGATCGTGCGGTACCAGCCGGTCAGCACGAGGAACTCCAGGAGCTGGTCGTCCTCGTAGTGGACGCGCAGGGCGTCCCAGGCGGGCTGCGAGAGGCGGGCGGTGTCGTGCAGTTCGTCGACGGCGGCGAGGAGCGCGGTGTGGCGGGGCAGCCAGGAGGTCGTCGCGGTGGGGTCGGCCTCCGTCGTCGCCCGGATCTGCTCCTCGGTGAGTCCCGCCTGCCGGGCCAGGGAGGCGGCGTGCACGCCCCATTCGTAGGCGCAGCCCGCGCGTGCGGTGACGCGGGCGATGACGATCTCGCGGTCCGTCGCGGGCAGCAGTCCGTGACCGAGGAGTCCGGAGCCCAGGACGAACATCCGGGAGGTCAGTTCCGGGTTGCGGTGCAGGACACGGAACAGGGTGAGCGGCTCGTGCGGTACGTCCGGGGGCATCCAGCGGCGCAGTGACTGGTCGACGGCGGCGGAGTAGGGCGGGTGGAGCGGTTCTATGCGCGGCATACGACACCCTCCTGCTTCGATTTTCGAATCAGTATGCTGCTTTCAAAACCGAAGCACAAGGAGCGGTCATGGAGTCAGACGCGGAGTCCAGGACGCCGCGGCCAGGTGTGCCGGTACGCGGGTCCACCTCGGGCCGGCCCGTCATGGCGGCACTGGATCTGCTCGGCCGACGCTGGGCACTGCGCATCCTCTGGGAGCTGCACCAGAGCCCCGCGGGCTTCCGCGAGCTGCAACGGCGGTGCGAGCGCATGTCCTCCAGCGTCCTCAGCACCCGCCTCGGCGAACTGACCGGGGCCCGCCTCCTCGACCTGCGCGACGACTCGTACCGCCTCACCCCGCTCGGCGAGGATCTCGTCGAGGCGCTGAGTCCGCTGAACGCGTGGAGTGCGCGCTGGGCCGCAGAGACGGGGGGCGAGGCGGCGGGGTGAGCGCGACGGTCGCAGTCGGCTTCCACGGTCACCGGTCCGGTGCCACGTCATCGCACACGTCGACCGGCGAGGGCGGCGCCCCCGCCGGTCGTTTCAGGTGTCCGGTCAGGTGGTCGTGCAGGCGCTCCCGCTGAGGGTGAACGCGGTCGGGGCCGTGTTGGTCGCGCCCTTGGTGCCGATGAAGCCGACGGTGACCGAGCCGGCGGCGGGGATGGTGGAGGTGTAGGAGGCGGGGGTGACGCTCACCGCGGCACCGGTCTGAGTGGGTGTGCCTCCCCACATGTTGGAGACGGTCTGGCCGTTGGCGAAGGAGAAGCCGAGGGTCCAGCCGTTGACGGCGGTCGTCCCGGTGTTGCGGATGGTGATCTCGCCCTGGAAACCGCCCTGCCACTCCCCGACGACGCGGTAGCCGACGGAGCAGTTTCCGGCAGGAGTGTCGGCGGTCGTCACGTTCACGGTGGCCGAACGGGACGAGCGGTTGCCGGCCGCGTCACGGGCGTAGACGGCGAAGGTGTACGCCGTCTTGGCCGTGAGGCCCGAGACCGTGGCGGAGTTGGTGGTGGAGGCGGCGACCTTCGTCTCCGTGCCGCCGCTCACCCGCACGACGTCGTATCCGGCGACGCCCACGTTGTCGGTCGAGGCGGTCCAGGACAGGGTCGCGGAGGTGGCGGTGACCGCGGAGGCGGTGGGGGTGCCGGGGGTCGTCGGCGCCTGGGTGTCGCCCGGGTTGCCGCCGCCGTAGATCGTGGCTTCCTTCGACGTCTGCGCGATGCCGTTGACGCCGTTGAAGATGCGCTGTCCCCAGGCACTCAGCTGCGTGGGGTCGAAGCCGATCGACAGGTCGAGGATCGGGTCGGTGTTGCCGCTCCAGGACCAGGCGAGATAACCGAGGTCGAGCTGTTCGGCGGTGGCCAGCATGGTGTCCTCGTCCGGGTCGCCCCACTGGTCGGCGGGACCGCCGAACTCACCGATGACGAGGGGGAGTTTGGCGGTGACGAAGGCGTTGAGGTAGTCGGTGATCTCCGCCGCCGTGTCGAAGACGCTGTACATGTGGATCGAGAAGATCAGGTTGCCGGTGGTGTCGGCGGCGTACACGGACTGGGCGTTGGCGCGCATGACGCCCTGCCAGTCCTGGCCCCAGTTGGGCGCGTCCACCATGATCGTGTGCTCGAAGCCGGCGGCGCGCAGCTTCTTGATCGCGGCGGTGGTGGGGGCGGTCCAGCCGGCGGGGTCGGTGTTGCCCCAGGGCTCGTTGCCGATGTTGATGATGATGTAGTTCTCTTGACCCGCGAGCACGTTCTTGAGGCCGATCCAGTAGTCGGCCGCCTGGTCGAGGGTGCCGGCCGCGGCCTCCTCGCCGTATCCGGTGGTGTCGTGCACCTCCAGGACGCAGATGAGCTTGTTGGCCTTGCACTGGGTGACAACGTTGGCAACGTCCGCGGCGCTGTTCGCGGTCCAGCGGTGGCCGTCGGCGAGGACGACGCGGACGGTGTTGGCGCCGAGCGCCTTCACGTCGGCCAGCGACTGCGTCTCGTTCGGGTACCAGGTGTGGGCGTGGTTGACGCCGCGCATCACGAAGTCGTTGCCGTTGCCTTCGAGCAGCCTGCCGTTGCTGATGTGCAGGCCGGTGGCCTGGGTGCCCGGCGGTTCGG
Above is a window of Streptomyces sp. NBC_00490 DNA encoding:
- a CDS encoding ABC transporter substrate-binding protein, whose product is MRRRILGFGAALITFVAVAGCGSSDSDAGDSSSSGGGKTTTVKVGIIPIVDVAPLYLGQEKGFFSSRGIKLEMVPAQGGAAIVPGVVSGQFKFGFSNTTSLMVAQVKGVPVKSVVNGAASNGKVGGDVTAVMVKKDSPVRTAKDLAGRTVAVNTLQNIGDTTVRESVRKAGGDPSEVKFVEIPFDQMPAAVDDGRVDAAWMGEPAQTVAKAQGARVVASPFAETDPELTVATYFTSAQFAQQNPDLVKKFTEAMTESLEYASAHPDEARQTLTTYTKISGDVLKNLILPSWPTDVDMASLEKLAALSEKDGLFGDKKPDLNTLFS
- a CDS encoding winged helix-turn-helix transcriptional regulator, translated to MESDAESRTPRPGVPVRGSTSGRPVMAALDLLGRRWALRILWELHQSPAGFRELQRRCERMSSSVLSTRLGELTGARLLDLRDDSYRLTPLGEDLVEALSPLNAWSARWAAETGGEAAG
- a CDS encoding carboxymuconolactone decarboxylase family protein — its product is MPRIEPLHPPYSAAVDQSLRRWMPPDVPHEPLTLFRVLHRNPELTSRMFVLGSGLLGHGLLPATDREIVIARVTARAGCAYEWGVHAASLARQAGLTEEQIRATTEADPTATTSWLPRHTALLAAVDELHDTARLSQPAWDALRVHYEDDQLLEFLVLTGWYRTISHLANGLQLEEEAWGTPFPAAPSSGPVD
- a CDS encoding cellulase family glycosylhydrolase, with the translated sequence MRRTRSTTRKSLLARLVTVLLGLVVVGALCPAVALAQAEPPGTQATGLHISNGRLLEGNGNDFVMRGVNHAHTWYPNETQSLADVKALGANTVRVVLADGHRWTANSAADVANVVTQCKANKLICVLEVHDTTGYGEEAAAGTLDQAADYWIGLKNVLAGQENYIIINIGNEPWGNTDPAGWTAPTTAAIKKLRAAGFEHTIMVDAPNWGQDWQGVMRANAQSVYAADTTGNLIFSIHMYSVFDTAAEITDYLNAFVTAKLPLVIGEFGGPADQWGDPDEDTMLATAEQLDLGYLAWSWSGNTDPILDLSIGFDPTQLSAWGQRIFNGVNGIAQTSKEATIYGGGNPGDTQAPTTPGTPTASAVTATSATLSWTASTDNVGVAGYDVVRVSGGTETKVAASTTNSATVSGLTAKTAYTFAVYARDAAGNRSSRSATVNVTTADTPAGNCSVGYRVVGEWQGGFQGEITIRNTGTTAVNGWTLGFSFANGQTVSNMWGGTPTQTGAAVSVTPASYTSTIPAAGSVTVGFIGTKGATNTAPTAFTLSGSACTTT
- the ppk2 gene encoding polyphosphate kinase 2 yields the protein MVAKKAEKLPRKVYEKELLRLQTELVKLQEWVRATGTRLVVVFEGRDAAGKGGTIKRVSEHLNPRVARIAALPKPTERERSQWYFQRYVEHLPAAGEIVLFDRSWYNRAGVEHVMGFCTKQEHQLFLRQCPVFERMLVEDGILLRKYWFSVSDTEQQERFRRRLEDPLRRWKLSPMDLESITHWEAYSRAKDEMMVHTDITDSPWYVVESDDKRRARLNTIAHLLSSVPYHDVPPPVLELPDRPESTGYQRTPRDLQTYVPDHAARL
- a CDS encoding carboxylesterase/lipase family protein; translation: MSTSEYPEAATAAGAVRGRREGALAVFRGIPYAQPPVGEARFAAPRRVERWDGVREAFAFGPPPPQEPFGPEAPGTLPAGDDWLTVNVWTPDADPVARRPVMVWIYGGAYKFGSSDDPAYDGGRLAREGGVVVVTLNYRVGIEGFLRIEGAPANRGLLDQVAALEWVRENIAAFGGDPEQVTVFGESAGAGSIAALMAMPGARGLFRRAIAQSVPGTYFSDALAADIAQTLAAGIGLRPTVADLAGVDPRKLPEAGAALSGRMREHVPRWGAVALTPTPFSPVVDGEVLPTAPWEALADGAARDVELIAGHNRDEYRLFLLLGGLLGRVDDGLAALTLSLFGPTPDAERAYRAAFPDASTEYLFELVQSDWLFRMPSLRLAQAHVAGGGRAHVYDLTWSAPANGGALGACHGLDVPLTFGVFDGTGLGAMLIGPTPSPETEALSAHIRSSWTAFATTGDPGWPAYDPERRLVRLLDTEPTVAAYPEELSRRLWERHTFTALPLTTA